Proteins from a single region of Bos indicus x Bos taurus breed Angus x Brahman F1 hybrid chromosome 29, Bos_hybrid_MaternalHap_v2.0, whole genome shotgun sequence:
- the LOC113886078 gene encoding tripartite motif-containing protein 64-like, producing MDSDTLQVFQRELTCSICMNCFLDPVTIDCGHSFCRPCLSLCWEEGQTPRRCPECRGISETPDYKTNIALKRLASLARQARADHDHSSEEQICVTHQEAKGLFCEADQTLLCGPCSECPEHAAHSHSPIHRAAEEYREKLLKRMSSLWKMREEIQICLNQEANTTQSFEDYVALRKVMIKLEYQRMLLLLREEEQLHLEALEREAKEICEELKESVFRMSQYRESLKEMYKELTEMCHKPDMELLQVRKEGLGKCAGNPLVLTWNRCPLYRTHLTQIQKPQPVNPELPSWPVSGFLHMLNNFRVDNVLSLTTIVHHAILDDESALSEDDHPIASRQPQGGSCIVSWGAWGFTSGRHYWELDVAQSSSWVLGVCKSIFTSDSSISIGAEEAYFLRSTKVNSQYILSTTSPPLVQFVKRPLGKIGVFLDYDNGTVSFYDVFRSSLIYSFLPSAFSSPMIPFLCLKSP from the exons atgGATTCAGACACACTGCAGGTCTTCCAGAGGGAACTCACCTGCTCCATCTGCATGAACTGCTTCCTGGACCCTGTCACCATAGACTGTGGGCACAGCTTCTGCCGTCCCTGTCTGAGCCTTTGCTGGGAAGAAGGCCAGACACCAAGGAGGTGCCCGGAGTGCAGGGGAATATCAGAGACGCCCGATTACAAAACCAACATTGCCCTCAAGAGGCTGGCTTCCCTTGCCAGGCAGGCCAGAGCTGACCACGACCACAGCTCTGAGGAGCAGATCTGTGTGACACACCAGGAAGCCAAAGGCCTCTTCTGTGAGGCTGACCAGACCCTGCTCTGTGGGCCCTGCTCTGAATGCCCCGAGCACGCAGCTCACAGCCACAGTCCAATACACAGGGCTGCTGAGGAATACCGG GAGAAACTCCTGAAGAGAATGAGCTCTTTatggaaaatgagagaagaaatccaAATCTGTCTGAATCAGGAAGCTAACACAACTCAGTCCTTTGag GACTATGTGGCCTTAAGGAAGGTGATGATCAAGCTTGAATATCAGAGGATGCTTCTGTTGCTCCGGGAGGAGGAGCAACTGCATCTGGAGGCCCTGGAGCGAGAGGCCAAAGAGATTTGTGAAGAACTCAAGGAGAGTGTGTTCAGAATGTCTCAGTACAGAGAAAGTCTGAAAGAAATGTACAAAGAGCTGACTGAGATGTGCCACAAGCCGGACATGGAGCTGCTCCAGGTGAGAAAGGAGG ggCTTGGAAAATGTGCTGGAAAC CCATTGGTCTTGACATGGAATCGATGTCCTTTGTACAGGACTCATCTGACACAGATACAGAAGCCTCAGCCCGTGAACCCAGAGCTCCCTTCCTGGCCTGTCTCTGGATTTCTACACATGCTGAACAACTTCAGAG TGGATAATGTTCTGAGTCTGACAACGATCGTTCACCATGCGATCCTTGATGATGAAAGTGCGCTGTCTGAGGATGATCACCCCATCGCGTCCAGACAGCCCCAGGGCGGATCATGTATTGTGTCCTGGGGAGCTTGGGGCTTCACCTCCGGGAGGCATTACTGGGAGCTGGACGTGGCCCAGTCTTCCAGCTGGGTTCTGGGGGTCTGTAAAAGCATCTTCACAAGTGATTCCAGTATCAGTATTGGTGCTGAAGAAGCATATTTTCTGCGTTCTACAAAGGTGAACAGTCAGTATATTCTGtccaccacctccccacccttAGTGCAGTTTGTGAAAAGGCCTCTGGGTAAGATTGGCGTGTTTTTGGATTATGACAATGGAACTGTGAGCTTCTATGATGTTTTCAGAAGTTCCCTCATATatagtttccttccttctgccttctcctccccTATGATACCTTTCCTTTGCCTTAAATCTCCATGA